From the genome of Corallococcus macrosporus DSM 14697:
TCCAACGACAGGCCCGCGCGCGTCAGCGTGTCCACCGCCTGCGCCAGCTTCGCCAGCACCGGGTCCACGCCCTCGGCGGGCGCGGGCGCCAGCGTGTGCGGCGTGGCGATGGGGTTCGCCGGGTCGAAGGGCTGGGCATACAGCACCGGGCTGGCCTGCAGCTCCGCGAAGGGGAACGCGCCGGCGAACTCGCGCCAGACGATGGCGCCCACGCTGTCCACGTCATAGCGGCGGTCCCACTGCGCGAGCAGCGCGCACGCCTGGCTGATGTCCACGGTGCCGCTGCCGTGGGGCACCTCCGTCTGGCCGGTGCAGCGGGCCACCACGTCGTCGAGGAACAGCTCGGCGATCATGCCGCGGTTGTTGAGGATGGCGTCCTGCAGCTCGGCGCGGGTGAACTTGCCGTCCGCGCCGGAGGCGCCGTTCTCCGCCACCTCGGTGAGCATCACCGCGTTGAGGCGGGTGCGCGGGGTCTGGACCACGCCCTCCAGGCCGTGCATGGGCGAGTAGCCCGTGAGCGGCGCGGCGGGGTTGGCCAGCCAGTAGCTGTCGTTGGCGTTGAAGACGAAGTCGGTGCGGTCCAGCTTGGGCACCTTGCTGAAGGGCACCAGGCCCGGGCTGCGGGCGCCTTCCTCGTCCTGCCACTCGTTGCTGCTGGTGCTGCCGTCCAGGAGCACCAGGCCCATCTGGTTCCAGAGGAGGGTGGTGGCGGGGTCGGCGCCCTGGCGGGCGGCGTTCCAGGTGGCCAGCGCCACGGGGGACAGGTTCGGCGTGGGCGTGGCGTCCGTGTACCAGGTGTTGCCCGCGCGGTCGGCCGCCATGGTGTTGACCCAGGGGATGCCCTGCTCACGCGCGTAGACGGCCTTGAACTCGTCCAGGCTCTTCGCCTGGTTCATGCCCACGAACTGCGCCAGCAGGGTGTCGTTCTCCAGGTTGGCGTCGCGGTAGGTGAGCACGGACTGCTCGGTCCACTCCGCGGTGCCGGGGATGGAGATGATGGGGCCGTAGTGGCTGAAGTAGATGCGGCGGGTGACGTTGAGGAGCAGCCCGTTGTCGAGCCGCACCAGGATGTTGATGTCCTTCCAGGTCATCTCCCGCTCTTCGCCGTCGTACACGTACGAGGTCGGCTTGCCCGGCACCAGGCGGAGCCCGTACAGCGTCATGCGCTGGCCGGAGGAGAAGGTGTGCGTCCAGGCCACGTCGTTGTTGAAGCCGATGAGCACCGCGGGCACGCCCAGCAGGCCCACGCCGTAGATGTCCAGCTCGCCCGGGACGGTGAGGTGGCTCTCCCACAGCTTCAGCTCGCCTTCCCAGGGGAAGTGCGGGTTGGCCACCACCATGCCGTGGCCGGAGGCGGAGCGGTCTCGGCCAATGGCCCAGCCGTTGCTTCCCACCTGGTGCGTTTCGGGGCGGGTGATCTTCACGTGGTCGCGCGCGGGCGTGCCAATGGCCTCCGCCGTCACGTTGGGCGGGGTGGCCGCGGCGATGGCGAGGATGAGCTGATAGCTGCTGCCCGTCAGCGCCGCGCTGAAGGCATACGCCAGCAGGTCCACCTCGGAGATGGGCTTCACCCACGCGGCGTTGGTGCAGGGCGCGGGGAGCTGATCCTTCGGCGTCTCCTCCAGGTAGCGGTTGAAGCCGGCGGCGTAGCCCTTGAGCATCGCCTGGATGGTGGCGGACTGCTGGCCGAACCGGGCCTTGGCGCGGTCATGGAGGCCCAGCGCGCGGTAGGCGAAGTCGCTGCCCGCGTAGGTGCTGCCGGGGCCCTGGCCCAGGTAGCGGGCGCGCTCGCCGCGGACCTTCAGGAGCTGGTCCGCGAGGATGCAGACGTGGTCCTGGGCGAAGGCGTAGCCGTTGCCGTACGCCACGCTGCCCATGTCCTTGCCGGTGATGTGCGGCACGCCGTGGGCGGTCCGGCGGATGGTGGCTTCATAGGTGGGCGTCGGCTCGGGGACGGTGCCGTCGTCACCGTCATCACCACAGGCGGAGGTGAACAGCAGGCTGAGGCCCGCGAGGAGGGAGAACTGCCAGCGGGTGTTCCGGGTGCGCGGGAACACACCGCGCCGGAGGGGCGGGTGAAATTTTGGGTGCATGACAGTGTCGAGCGTAGGGAGCGGCTGATCACACCGTCAAAGTGTTTCTGAAACTGGATGATTTCCCACACCGCCGGGCACAACGCAGTGTGCCAAGAACGAGGTGCCGGCCACGCGGGAGGGGTGTGGTAGGAAATTGCGCATATGTCGACCGAGCCGTCCCGTGCCCGCCGCCCGCGCCGTCACTTCTCGATGATTCGCACGTTCGTGCTCGCTGACTTCGTGACGCTGGGCAACGGCTTCGCGGGGGCGGGCGCCATCCTGGCGTCGATGCAGTACCTGGCGTCCGGGGAGGTGCGCTGGCTGTGGGTGGCCTTCGGGTTGATGCCGGTGGCGTTGGTGATGGACGTCATGGACGGGCGCATCGCGCGCTGGCGCTTCAAGAAGTCGCCGCTGGGCGCGGACCTGGACTCGCTGGCGGACGTCATCTCCTTCGGCATGGCCCCGGCGGCGCTGGCCTTCGCGGTGGGGATGCGCGGCTCGCTGGACGTGGCGGCGCTGCTCTATTTCGTGGCGTGTGGCATCAGCCGGCTGGCGCGCTTCAACGTCACCTCGGCGGAACTGTCGGATGAGACGGGGAAGGTGAAGTACTTCGAGGGCACGCCCATCCCCACGAGTCTGGCGTTGGTGATGGTGATGGCCGCGGCGACGTGGGCGGGGCGCGTCGGGCCGGACCTCTGGGGCGGCGAGTGGCGCGTGGGGCCGTTGGTGCTGCACCCGCTGGCGCTGATGTTCGTGGCCAGCGGCAGCGCGATGATCAGCAAGACACTGCGCATTCCGAAGGTTTGATTACCGGACGTCCACCCACCCCTGGGCGCGGGGTTACCCACGTGTGGCTGGTTGCCCACCCTGAAGTGGGTGCCTAGCTTCGCCATCGTTCCTTTCGCCGTGCTCCATGTGAGGCACGCGGCGGCCAGGGTTGACGGTAGTGGGGAAGGGGTGGGCCATGACAGGGCGCTGGGGCTGGGTGGCCCTCGCGGTGGTGGGGTTGCTGGCCGGGTGTGCGGACCGTGAGCGTTCAGCGCTGGCGGACGGGCGGCTGACGGCGACGCCTGGTGGCGTCGACTTCGAGAAGGTGGCCATCTTCGATGCGCGCGAGGCGGAG
Proteins encoded in this window:
- a CDS encoding penicillin acylase family protein yields the protein MHPKFHPPLRRGVFPRTRNTRWQFSLLAGLSLLFTSACGDDGDDGTVPEPTPTYEATIRRTAHGVPHITGKDMGSVAYGNGYAFAQDHVCILADQLLKVRGERARYLGQGPGSTYAGSDFAYRALGLHDRAKARFGQQSATIQAMLKGYAAGFNRYLEETPKDQLPAPCTNAAWVKPISEVDLLAYAFSAALTGSSYQLILAIAAATPPNVTAEAIGTPARDHVKITRPETHQVGSNGWAIGRDRSASGHGMVVANPHFPWEGELKLWESHLTVPGELDIYGVGLLGVPAVLIGFNNDVAWTHTFSSGQRMTLYGLRLVPGKPTSYVYDGEEREMTWKDINILVRLDNGLLLNVTRRIYFSHYGPIISIPGTAEWTEQSVLTYRDANLENDTLLAQFVGMNQAKSLDEFKAVYAREQGIPWVNTMAADRAGNTWYTDATPTPNLSPVALATWNAARQGADPATTLLWNQMGLVLLDGSTSSNEWQDEEGARSPGLVPFSKVPKLDRTDFVFNANDSYWLANPAAPLTGYSPMHGLEGVVQTPRTRLNAVMLTEVAENGASGADGKFTRAELQDAILNNRGMIAELFLDDVVARCTGQTEVPHGSGTVDISQACALLAQWDRRYDVDSVGAIVWREFAGAFPFAELQASPVLYAQPFDPANPIATPHTLAPAPAEGVDPVLAKLAQAVDTLTRAGLSLDLPLGEAQFSPRVSGERIPIHGATNYDGAANIVGFGTLKSTTPAAEVGTATREVINARTGLSRGGYVVNNGSSFIMAMEFTDTGVAANALLTYSESSDPASEYYADQTRLFSQKQWRPILFTAEEVAAAPAEQLTLTGD
- a CDS encoding CDP-alcohol phosphatidyltransferase family protein, whose amino-acid sequence is MSTEPSRARRPRRHFSMIRTFVLADFVTLGNGFAGAGAILASMQYLASGEVRWLWVAFGLMPVALVMDVMDGRIARWRFKKSPLGADLDSLADVISFGMAPAALAFAVGMRGSLDVAALLYFVACGISRLARFNVTSAELSDETGKVKYFEGTPIPTSLALVMVMAAATWAGRVGPDLWGGEWRVGPLVLHPLALMFVASGSAMISKTLRIPKV